A section of the Octopus bimaculoides isolate UCB-OBI-ISO-001 chromosome 17, ASM119413v2, whole genome shotgun sequence genome encodes:
- the LOC106870721 gene encoding protein FMC1 homolog, with the protein MAVNANSLPLLRGIIRELRHIYGKGLYQSPSYLYMKDQFHKSSVTSEKYCRSKTDLQYQAMTYLTFLESSRLLQEVTDMYKGAGERSVEASAELVGLKLPKNPVPET; encoded by the exons ATGGCGGTCAACGCCAACAGTCTCCCCCTGTTAAGGGGCATTATACGGGAACTGAGGCATATCTATGGCAAA gGCCTATATCAGTCTCCATCCTATCTCTACATGAAAGATCAGTTCCATAAATCAAGTGTAACCAGTGAAAAATATTGTCGTAGTAAAACAGATCTTCAGTATCAAGCAATGACATACCTTACTTTTCTGGAAAGTTCTCGGCTACTTCAG GAGGTGACAGACATGTACAAAGGAGCTGGTGAAAGAAGTGTTGAAGCTAGTGCTGAACTAGTTGGTCTGAAGTTACCCAAGAATCCTGTGCCTGAaacttga
- the LOC106870712 gene encoding immunoglobulin-binding protein 1, with protein MAQNVTGNGRDTLASIFKQLLKAYEYLESSDLATSDPGYQQKVAQCIPEAEKAVHKVNLLHLFSDNEDIDEVTTSSLKFILLPALLGYFTMKQVEGERSEIVQKGKAYFKDFMRLCSLYKLTYVKLDQNDEEDEEGPSSKVSNSNKSRESNLQEMANQRQSKIERYKEQKKIIAELKELRTHVEKSHVEEEVERKYYMLLLKHWINTVIDEYENIKFELQILEQRPNMAHSHQRQPKEPSPKKSFRPFIITKDQLQKKVLGAGYPSLPTLTIEEFYDQKIKEGTLQLPTGQSLHDWAVEPEKTANAAENKEAEDDEKADADDPEVLAKARAWDDWKDDIRRGDGNRNNMG; from the exons atggcacagaatgtgacggGAAATGGACGTGACACGCTCGCTTCGATATTTAAGCAATTATTAAAAGCTTATGAATATCTAGAGTCGTCTGACCTAGCCACATCAGACCCTGGATACCAG CAAAAGGTGGCCCAATGTATTCCAGAAGCTGAAAAAGCCGTCCACAAGGTGAACCTCCTGCATTTATTCAGTGATAATGAAGATATTGATGAAGTTACAACAAGCAGTCTAAA GTTTATCTTACTGCCAGCTTTGCTTGGTTATTTCACAATGAAACAAGTTGAAGGAGAACGTTCAGAAATTGTCCAGAAAGGAAAA gcTTACTTTAAAGATTTTATGAGACTTTGCTCTCTCTATAAATTAACTTATGTCAAACTGGATCAGAATGATGAGGAAGACGAAGAAGGGCCCAGTTCAAAAGTTAGCAATAGTAATAAAAGCAG AGAATCAAATTTACAAGAAATGGCAAACCAAAGACAAAGTAAAATTGAAAgatataaagaacaaaagaaaataatagctgAATTAAAGGAACTTCGAACTCATGTGGAAAAGAGTCATGTTGAAGAAGAAGTTGAG aGAAAGTATTACATGTTGCTACTCAAACACTGGATCAACACAGTTAttgatgaatatgaaaatataaaat ttGAACTTCAAATCTTGGAACAAAGGCCTAACATGGCACACAGTCATCAGCGCCAACCAAAAGAACCATCTCCGAAAAAG TCATTCCGGCCCTTCATTATAACAAAAGATCAACTCCAAAAGAAAGTTCTAGGGGCTGGTTATCCTAGTTTGCCTACCTTAACCATTGAAGAATTCTATGATCAAAAAATCAAGGAAGGAACATTACAATTACCAac TGGTCAGAGTCTACACGACTGGGCTGTAGAACCAGAGAAGACAGCAAATGCTGCTGAGAATAAAGAGGCTGAAGATGACGAGAAAGCAGATGCAGATGATCCGGAAGTTTTAGCAAAAGCACGGGCTTGGGATGATTGGAAAGATG